The following coding sequences lie in one Peribacillus frigoritolerans genomic window:
- a CDS encoding aminotransferase class I/II-fold pyridoxal phosphate-dependent enzyme codes for MYQQLTNGEVLKNIAQEVEAMISPLHKQVDERIEENQFRVLQSYQAHKVSDSHFIPTTGYGYDDMGRDTLELIYAEVFGAEAGLVRPQIISGTHAISTALFGILRPGDELLYITGKPYDTLEEIVGIRGSGIGSLRDFHISYKAVPLVEAGTVDFEAVKQAIQPNTKMIGIQRSKGYATRPSFTIDEIKEMISFVKGINPEIVVFVDNCYGEFVETQEPCHVGADLMAGSLIKNPGGGIVKTGGYIVGKKYLVEACSYRLTSPGIGAEAGASLYSLQEMYQGFFLAPHVVGQAVKGAMFTAAFLEKLGMNTSPKWDAKRTDLIQSVQFDDRDKMVAFCQAIQYASPINSHVTPYPAYMPGYEDDVIMAAGTFIQGASIELTADGPTRAPYVAYVQGGLTYAHVKIAVLTAVNALMDKKLIQL; via the coding sequence ATGTATCAGCAGTTAACAAATGGAGAAGTGTTGAAAAACATTGCGCAGGAAGTGGAAGCAATGATTTCTCCATTACATAAGCAAGTGGACGAACGAATCGAAGAAAATCAATTTCGTGTATTACAAAGTTATCAAGCACATAAAGTGAGTGATTCCCATTTCATCCCGACTACAGGGTATGGATACGATGATATGGGCCGCGATACGCTGGAATTGATATACGCAGAGGTTTTTGGAGCGGAAGCTGGATTGGTGCGTCCCCAAATTATATCAGGCACACACGCCATCTCCACCGCTCTTTTTGGCATATTGCGCCCAGGGGATGAATTGTTATACATAACTGGAAAGCCTTATGATACTTTGGAAGAAATTGTCGGTATCCGGGGGTCGGGTATCGGATCTTTGCGTGATTTTCATATCAGCTATAAGGCCGTTCCGTTAGTGGAAGCTGGAACCGTTGATTTTGAAGCCGTCAAACAAGCCATACAACCAAATACGAAAATGATCGGTATACAACGGTCAAAAGGGTATGCTACACGTCCTTCCTTTACGATCGATGAAATAAAGGAAATGATTTCCTTTGTTAAAGGCATTAACCCGGAAATCGTCGTGTTCGTGGACAATTGTTATGGAGAGTTTGTTGAGACACAAGAACCATGTCATGTCGGAGCGGATTTAATGGCTGGTTCACTCATTAAAAATCCTGGTGGCGGGATAGTGAAAACCGGTGGATACATTGTTGGTAAAAAGTACCTGGTTGAAGCTTGCTCATATCGGTTAACATCACCAGGAATAGGGGCTGAAGCAGGTGCGTCGCTTTATAGTCTGCAGGAAATGTACCAGGGATTCTTCCTTGCACCGCATGTCGTGGGCCAAGCTGTTAAAGGAGCCATGTTCACAGCTGCCTTTTTAGAAAAACTTGGTATGAATACATCTCCTAAATGGGATGCGAAGCGAACTGACTTGATTCAATCCGTCCAATTTGATGACCGGGATAAGATGGTTGCCTTCTGTCAGGCCATCCAATATGCATCACCAATAAATTCACATGTGACACCATATCCTGCCTATATGCCGGGGTATGAGGATGATGTAATCATGGCTGCGGGCACCTTTATTCAGGGGGCCAGCATTGAACTGACGGCAGATGGGCCGACAAGGGCTCCATATGTTGCCTACGTTCAAGGCGGATTGACATACGCCCATGTTAAAATAGCTGTATTGACTGCTGTCAATGCGCTAATGGACAAAAAGCTGATTCAATTGTAA
- a CDS encoding FtsX-like permease family protein, which produces MLTLLGMSKSQLRKLIYLEQTMVSLIPIILILFIGLFVSLLFFIVQGSMMYLRVFTNLEDKKIQIHALHRLGLTKKEIRQILSAEIRILFFAPFLIGMIHAIVAYVALSNLLGSNLFVYSAIVIATYFLFQLLCYQVTKKMYERAVINSIK; this is translated from the coding sequence GTGCTGACACTGCTTGGAATGTCCAAATCCCAATTAAGAAAACTGATTTACTTGGAGCAAACGATGGTTTCCCTCATACCTATCATTTTGATACTTTTTATCGGCTTGTTTGTCAGTTTATTATTCTTTATCGTCCAAGGAAGCATGATGTATCTGCGAGTTTTTACGAATTTAGAAGATAAAAAAATTCAAATTCACGCTCTTCATCGATTGGGCCTGACAAAAAAAGAAATACGGCAAATTTTAAGTGCGGAAATACGGATTCTCTTTTTCGCTCCTTTTCTGATAGGAATGATTCATGCCATAGTCGCCTACGTGGCATTAAGCAATTTATTGGGATCCAATTTGTTTGTCTATTCGGCCATCGTCATCGCAACTTATTTTCTTTTTCAACTACTCTGTTATCAAGTAACTAAAAAGATGTATGAGCGGGCAGTCATCAATTCGATTAAATAA
- the hflX gene encoding GTPase HflX, which produces MEEAVKETAVLIGCQTTETNERFEYSLDELASLAKTANGEVLMTITQKRESVDPATYIGKGKVEELRNLEEELEPDLFIFNDELSPSQIRNLSKQLEARIIDRTQLILDIFAQRARSREGKLQVELAQLQYLLPRLVGQGMAMSRLGGGIGTRGPGETKLESDRRHIRGKIDEIKQQLSGIVKHRERYRDRRKRNKTFQIALVGYTNAGKSTLFNRLTEADSYEENQLFATLDPMTRKAILPSGFTVLLTDTVGFIQDLPTSLIAAFRSTLEEVKEADLLLHVVDSSSTDYFNHQKTVQDLLNDLDVPSIPQLTLYNKKDKVHADFVRSGSRASLMISAYEQSDLNEIMEEIEKYVIEEMVPYHVFLPSSEGKLLSQLKNETILRTLSFNEESERYECKGFCLADHPITGQLEKYSL; this is translated from the coding sequence TTGGAAGAAGCAGTAAAGGAAACGGCCGTTTTGATTGGGTGTCAAACAACTGAGACTAATGAACGTTTTGAATATTCACTTGATGAACTGGCTTCATTGGCGAAGACGGCGAATGGTGAGGTTTTAATGACCATCACCCAGAAAAGGGAAAGCGTCGATCCAGCTACATATATAGGAAAAGGAAAAGTGGAGGAACTTCGGAATCTGGAAGAGGAGCTTGAGCCGGATTTATTTATCTTTAATGATGAACTTTCCCCGAGCCAGATTCGGAACCTTTCGAAGCAATTGGAGGCTAGGATCATAGACCGGACACAGCTAATATTGGATATATTCGCTCAGCGGGCGCGATCCAGGGAAGGGAAGCTGCAGGTCGAACTTGCTCAGCTCCAATATTTATTACCGCGTTTGGTCGGACAGGGGATGGCAATGTCCAGGCTGGGCGGCGGAATCGGCACCAGGGGACCAGGTGAGACGAAGCTGGAAAGCGACCGCCGCCACATTCGCGGGAAAATAGATGAAATCAAGCAACAATTAAGTGGCATAGTGAAGCATCGTGAACGTTATCGTGACAGAAGGAAACGTAATAAGACATTTCAAATAGCCCTTGTGGGATACACGAATGCAGGTAAATCAACACTGTTCAACCGTTTGACGGAGGCGGATTCTTACGAAGAGAACCAGTTATTCGCTACACTTGATCCCATGACACGAAAGGCGATTCTTCCTAGCGGATTTACCGTGCTGCTGACGGATACGGTTGGCTTCATTCAAGATTTGCCGACATCTTTAATTGCCGCATTCCGCTCGACCCTTGAAGAAGTGAAAGAAGCGGATCTATTGCTCCATGTGGTGGATTCGTCAAGTACAGATTACTTTAATCATCAGAAAACAGTGCAGGATTTGCTAAATGACTTAGATGTCCCTTCCATTCCACAGCTAACGTTGTATAATAAGAAAGATAAGGTTCACGCTGATTTTGTCAGGTCAGGCAGTCGTGCTTCATTAATGATCAGTGCCTATGAACAATCGGATCTGAATGAAATCATGGAAGAAATTGAAAAGTACGTGATTGAAGAAATGGTCCCGTATCATGTTTTCCTGCCATCGAGTGAGGGTAAACTATTATCACAGCTGAAAAATGAAACCATATTGCGCACTCTCTCCTTTAATGAAGAATCGGAAAGATATGAATGCAAAGGTTTTTGTCTAGCTGATCATCCAATAACCGGTCAGCTAGAGAAATATTCATTATAA
- the hfq gene encoding RNA chaperone Hfq, producing the protein MKQSVNIQDQFLNQLRKDGTYVTVFLLNGFQIRGQVKGFDNFTVLFESEGKQQLVYKHAISTFAPQRNVQIDYEVKE; encoded by the coding sequence ATGAAACAATCAGTAAATATTCAAGATCAGTTTCTTAATCAATTACGGAAAGATGGTACGTATGTGACGGTATTTTTATTAAACGGGTTCCAGATTAGAGGACAAGTGAAAGGGTTCGATAATTTTACCGTTTTATTTGAGTCGGAGGGCAAACAGCAATTAGTCTATAAACATGCGATCTCTACATTTGCTCCACAACGTAATGTTCAGATTGATTACGAAGTGAAGGAATAA
- a CDS encoding SMI1/KNR4 family protein: MVNITGYGKATQEAVNNFQKFVGFEIPADYQQFLLKHNGGTTAVQNCKFYVDGLDTLVCLNVLYGLELQDKELDLRKWHEENRDDLHKNCIIIGNATCAGKILLINNEEEKGVYFWDQGWYSDPSSQDENIYKVASSFQSFIEGLKIPEEI, encoded by the coding sequence ATGGTTAATATTACTGGATATGGCAAAGCGACACAAGAAGCAGTGAATAATTTTCAGAAATTTGTGGGTTTTGAAATCCCTGCAGATTATCAACAATTTCTCCTTAAGCATAATGGCGGCACAACGGCGGTCCAAAACTGTAAGTTTTATGTAGATGGATTAGACACACTCGTTTGCTTAAATGTACTTTATGGATTAGAGCTTCAAGATAAAGAACTGGATTTACGGAAATGGCATGAAGAAAACAGAGATGACTTACATAAGAATTGCATTATAATAGGTAATGCTACATGTGCAGGTAAAATCTTGCTGATAAATAATGAAGAGGAAAAGGGAGTTTACTTCTGGGATCAGGGTTGGTATTCGGATCCATCAAGCCAGGATGAAAATATTTATAAAGTTGCATCGAGTTTTCAGTCCTTCATTGAGGGATTGAAAATCCCGGAGGAAATCTAA
- a CDS encoding trimeric intracellular cation channel family protein, giving the protein MTWEVLSFIGTIAFAISGTIIAMEEEYDILGVYILGIITAFGGGAIRNLLIGVPVSALWDQSFYFVIALVSITIVFVFPTNLSKHWDRWGNFSDAIGLSAFAIQGAMYAVELNHPISAIIVSAALTGCGGGILRDVLAGRKPLVFRKEIYVVWAIIAGLALGSGVLSQSWQLYSLFAVITILRVLSYTNNWHLPNKKWVPKT; this is encoded by the coding sequence ATGACATGGGAAGTATTAAGCTTCATAGGTACGATTGCATTCGCTATTAGCGGGACCATCATCGCCATGGAAGAAGAGTATGATATTTTGGGAGTTTATATTTTAGGAATAATTACAGCCTTTGGCGGAGGGGCAATCCGCAATCTGCTGATCGGTGTCCCCGTTTCAGCGTTATGGGATCAAAGTTTCTATTTTGTCATCGCTTTAGTATCCATCACCATCGTTTTTGTTTTTCCTACTAACCTTTCAAAGCACTGGGATAGATGGGGAAACTTCAGTGATGCCATTGGCCTTTCAGCCTTTGCCATCCAAGGGGCGATGTATGCCGTGGAACTTAATCATCCAATAAGCGCCATCATTGTATCAGCTGCATTAACCGGGTGCGGCGGCGGAATACTCCGTGACGTACTGGCCGGAAGAAAGCCATTGGTCTTCAGAAAAGAAATCTACGTAGTATGGGCCATCATTGCTGGCTTGGCTTTAGGCAGTGGTGTATTATCCCAGTCATGGCAGCTTTATTCGCTCTTTGCCGTCATCACGATATTGCGAGTCCTTTCCTACACCAACAATTGGCATCTTCCTAATAAAAAATGGGTGCCTAAAACATAA
- the spoVK gene encoding stage V sporulation protein K has product MEQPIRMKNNGQINIVFNAENRKALQKELPIKEILVQEIPHQHVALKEIEDELKSLVGMEEMKKMIKEIYAWIYINKQREAKGLKTGRQALHMMFKGNPGTGKTTVARLIGKLFQKMNVLSKGHLIEAERADLVGEYIGHTAQKTRDLIKKAIGGILFIDEAYSLGRGGEKDFGKEAIDTLVKHMEDRQHEFILILAGYSREMDYFLSLNPGLHSRFPLVIDFPDYTIEQLMEIADRMLQEKEYLMNRDAERKLKEHLIILRSFRGPISFSNGRYIRNVLEKSIRAQAMRLLLEDSFEKSDLLTLTSQDLVFEDDEKE; this is encoded by the coding sequence TTGGAACAACCGATCCGTATGAAAAATAACGGGCAAATCAATATTGTGTTTAATGCGGAAAACAGAAAAGCTCTACAAAAGGAACTGCCGATAAAAGAAATTTTGGTGCAGGAAATCCCCCACCAGCATGTGGCATTGAAAGAGATTGAAGATGAGCTGAAATCGCTGGTCGGGATGGAAGAAATGAAAAAGATGATAAAAGAGATATATGCCTGGATCTACATCAATAAACAACGTGAGGCAAAAGGGCTGAAGACTGGCAGGCAAGCACTGCATATGATGTTTAAAGGAAATCCCGGAACGGGGAAAACAACGGTTGCACGTTTAATCGGTAAGTTGTTTCAAAAAATGAATGTACTATCGAAAGGGCATTTAATTGAAGCGGAGAGGGCAGATTTGGTCGGGGAATACATTGGTCATACTGCCCAAAAAACAAGGGATTTAATTAAAAAGGCCATTGGAGGGATCTTATTTATTGATGAAGCCTATTCCTTGGGAAGAGGAGGGGAAAAGGATTTTGGCAAAGAAGCCATAGATACCCTTGTCAAGCATATGGAGGATCGGCAGCACGAATTCATTTTGATCCTTGCTGGATATTCGAGGGAAATGGATTATTTCCTCAGCCTTAATCCCGGACTTCATTCCAGATTCCCGCTTGTTATTGATTTTCCGGATTATACTATTGAACAGTTAATGGAAATAGCCGATCGGATGCTGCAGGAAAAGGAATATCTAATGAATCGGGATGCCGAGAGGAAATTAAAAGAACATTTAATCATATTGCGTTCATTTCGGGGACCTATTTCATTTTCTAACGGACGTTATATCCGTAATGTACTTGAAAAGTCAATTAGGGCTCAGGCAATGCGGCTTTTATTGGAGGATTCATTTGAAAAATCCGATTTACTGACGCTTACCAGCCAAGATTTGGTTTTCGAGGATGATGAAAAAGAATGA
- the glnA gene encoding type I glutamate--ammonia ligase has protein sequence MAKFTREDITRLAKEENVKYIRLQFTDILGTIKNVEIPVSQLEKALDNKMMFDGSSIEGFVRIEESDMYLYPDLNTWVIFPWTSEKGKVARLICDIYNTDGTPFDGDPRANLKRVLAEAREMGFTDFNLGPEPEFFLFKLDAAGEPTLELNDKGGYFDLAPTDLGENCRRDIVLELEEMGFEIEASHHEVAPGQHEIDFKYADAISACDNIQTFKLVVKTIARKHGLHATFMPKPLFGVNGSGMHCNVSLFKGNENAFYDKEGKLELSKTAEQFIAGIIKHAPSFTAVTNPTVNSYKRLVPGYEAPCYVAWSAKNRSPLIRIPASRGVSTRVEVRSVDPAANPYLALAVLLKAGLDGIKNDLTPPAPVDRNIYVMNKEEREEVGIVDLPATLYAALETLKSDEVIKEALGEHLLEHFIEAKEIEWDMFRTQVHPWEREQYMSMY, from the coding sequence TTGGCAAAGTTCACACGTGAAGACATCACTCGTTTAGCGAAAGAAGAAAATGTTAAGTACATTCGTTTACAGTTTACTGACATTTTAGGGACAATTAAAAACGTTGAAATCCCAGTCAGTCAATTAGAAAAAGCACTTGATAATAAAATGATGTTTGACGGATCTTCCATTGAAGGCTTCGTTCGTATCGAAGAGTCTGATATGTACCTATATCCTGATTTAAACACATGGGTTATCTTCCCTTGGACTTCCGAAAAAGGTAAAGTGGCACGTTTGATCTGTGATATTTACAATACGGATGGAACACCTTTTGATGGAGATCCACGTGCTAACCTAAAACGTGTTCTTGCAGAAGCAAGAGAAATGGGCTTCACAGATTTCAATCTTGGACCTGAACCTGAATTCTTCCTATTCAAACTGGATGCAGCAGGCGAGCCGACGCTGGAATTGAACGATAAAGGCGGATACTTTGACCTTGCACCTACTGACCTAGGAGAAAACTGCCGTCGTGATATCGTTCTTGAGCTTGAAGAAATGGGATTTGAAATCGAAGCATCCCACCATGAAGTAGCTCCAGGACAACATGAAATTGACTTTAAATATGCAGATGCCATCTCAGCTTGTGATAATATCCAAACATTTAAATTGGTTGTTAAAACGATTGCCCGCAAACATGGTTTACACGCGACATTCATGCCAAAACCATTGTTCGGTGTTAACGGATCTGGTATGCACTGTAACGTCTCTCTATTCAAAGGCAACGAAAACGCATTTTATGATAAAGAAGGTAAATTGGAATTAAGCAAAACAGCTGAGCAATTTATCGCAGGTATCATTAAGCATGCTCCAAGCTTCACTGCGGTAACAAACCCAACTGTTAACTCATACAAACGTCTAGTTCCTGGTTACGAAGCTCCTTGTTATGTTGCATGGTCCGCTAAAAACCGTAGTCCATTAATCCGTATCCCAGCATCACGCGGAGTAAGTACTCGCGTTGAGGTACGTAGTGTCGATCCAGCAGCAAACCCATACTTGGCACTTGCAGTTCTACTAAAAGCTGGTCTTGACGGTATCAAGAACGACTTGACTCCACCGGCTCCAGTTGACCGCAACATCTATGTTATGAATAAAGAAGAACGTGAAGAAGTAGGTATCGTTGATCTACCAGCTACTTTATATGCTGCATTGGAAACATTAAAATCTGATGAAGTCATCAAAGAAGCATTAGGTGAACATTTACTTGAACACTTCATCGAAGCAAAAGAAATCGAGTGGGATATGTTCCGCACACAAGTTCACCCATGGGAACGCGAACAATATATGTCAATGTATTAA
- a CDS encoding MerR family transcriptional regulator, producing the protein MSGNNIRRSMPLFSIGIVMQLTELSARQIRYYEEHQLITPMRTDGNRRVFSLNDIDRLLEIKDLIEQGVNLAGIKKIFTVKEQNLPKTQELEQAEKIRHDLSDEELRKLLRAELLQGSKHRTSLRQGDMSRFFQ; encoded by the coding sequence ATGAGCGGCAACAACATTCGGCGTTCGATGCCTCTTTTTTCCATCGGAATCGTCATGCAGTTAACTGAGTTGTCTGCACGCCAAATTCGGTATTACGAAGAGCATCAACTTATTACTCCTATGAGAACAGATGGAAATCGTCGGGTTTTTTCATTAAACGATATCGATCGACTGCTTGAGATTAAAGATTTAATCGAACAAGGAGTCAATCTGGCCGGCATTAAAAAGATTTTCACTGTAAAGGAACAGAATTTACCTAAAACTCAAGAATTAGAACAAGCGGAAAAAATAAGGCATGACCTTAGTGACGAGGAGCTTCGCAAGCTTCTGCGTGCCGAGCTTTTACAAGGAAGCAAGCATCGAACATCTCTTAGACAAGGGGATATGTCCCGTTTTTTCCAATAA
- the miaA gene encoding tRNA (adenosine(37)-N6)-dimethylallyltransferase MiaA, with amino-acid sequence MSIEMAKLFNGEIISGDSMQVYKGMDIGTAKIKKEETEGIPHYLLDIKDPDEPFSAAEFQERANACIEDIQSRGKLPIIVGGTGLYIQSVIYDYQFSEAPSDPVYREGLEKQVRESGIDPVFEQLRSVDPESANRIHPNNIRRVIRALEIFHCTGKTMSEQLNEQPTELKYDTCIIGLTMEREKLYQRIDQRVDVMVEEGLISEVESFHEKGLRDCQSIQAIGYKEIYDYFDGMASLDEAVDTLKQNSRRYAKRQLTWFRNKMDVNWFDMTDLDGFPKKIHEISGFIAGKLFSEGEYINLERKEED; translated from the coding sequence ATGAGCATTGAGATGGCAAAGTTATTTAATGGTGAAATTATTAGCGGAGACTCCATGCAGGTTTATAAAGGGATGGATATTGGGACTGCAAAAATCAAGAAGGAAGAAACAGAAGGAATTCCTCATTATTTACTTGATATTAAAGACCCGGATGAACCATTTAGTGCGGCGGAGTTCCAGGAGCGAGCTAATGCTTGTATTGAGGATATCCAAAGCAGAGGTAAACTCCCCATTATCGTCGGTGGAACAGGATTATACATACAATCGGTCATTTATGATTATCAATTTTCGGAGGCGCCATCCGACCCTGTTTATAGGGAGGGACTCGAAAAACAGGTAAGGGAGTCAGGAATCGATCCAGTTTTTGAACAATTACGCAGCGTTGACCCGGAAAGCGCGAATCGAATTCATCCTAATAATATAAGAAGGGTGATCAGGGCACTTGAGATTTTTCATTGTACCGGTAAAACGATGAGTGAACAACTGAATGAGCAGCCTACAGAATTGAAATATGATACGTGCATCATTGGGTTGACAATGGAACGTGAAAAGTTATATCAACGCATCGATCAACGTGTTGATGTCATGGTAGAAGAAGGGCTGATTTCTGAAGTGGAGTCATTTCATGAAAAAGGTTTGAGGGATTGCCAATCGATCCAGGCAATAGGCTATAAAGAAATCTATGATTATTTTGATGGAATGGCTTCATTGGATGAAGCGGTTGATACATTAAAGCAAAACTCCCGTCGTTATGCAAAAAGGCAATTGACCTGGTTTCGGAATAAAATGGATGTAAATTGGTTTGATATGACCGATCTCGATGGTTTTCCAAAAAAAATACATGAAATATCTGGATTTATAGCAGGAAAGCTTTTCAGTGAAGGCGAATACATAAATTTAGAGAGAAAAGAGGAGGACTAG
- a CDS encoding sensor histidine kinase, with translation MKNKKLRAFLYLTILLLIVFILLNMFSTYLSIKNSVQKSVANQNLVAARSIADSMDKEAYQRFLNNQVKSRDYRDIKAYLEDAREKIGALYVYTIMIDNPRVSKAMITGFSKDHKGDFPIGGVCTVPREQVKQAYEGKSFITGILEDPEYGEYLTVGVPMKNQDGDIIGFLGIDMSAEDINAINGKVLKSSIAILVYNGGFVIMLLVTFFVIQKWYQKELTREVGDTEDTYQSEFQSLIASVRSLRHDFSNHIQVIHGLLKLEENAKALEYLTGLSKEVHSIESMKLDVSHPGLSVLLETKRLSAQNYNIDIEIDVSPESFNRVKTTDLIKLLSNVIDNAIEATIELPEQERRMNIACKADDEKYTFMVTNTGPMISELDLENIFASGFSTKKAQKGKVRGQGLFIVKDLVNRYDGEIHVQSSEKETIVTMIIPVNGKMG, from the coding sequence ATGAAAAATAAAAAGTTAAGGGCATTTCTTTATTTGACCATTCTTTTATTGATTGTTTTCATTCTTCTTAATATGTTTTCAACATATTTAAGCATTAAAAATTCTGTACAAAAATCCGTTGCAAATCAAAACTTGGTAGCTGCTAGATCTATCGCCGACTCGATGGATAAGGAGGCCTATCAGCGTTTTCTTAATAACCAAGTAAAGAGCCGGGATTATAGGGATATAAAAGCTTACTTAGAGGATGCCCGTGAAAAAATAGGAGCATTATATGTTTATACCATCATGATTGATAATCCGCGAGTATCTAAAGCTATGATCACTGGATTTTCTAAAGATCATAAAGGGGATTTTCCTATTGGTGGTGTATGTACTGTTCCCCGGGAGCAGGTCAAACAGGCGTATGAAGGGAAAAGCTTCATTACCGGGATTCTAGAAGATCCGGAATATGGAGAGTATTTGACTGTGGGAGTGCCAATGAAAAATCAAGATGGCGACATTATTGGTTTTTTGGGCATTGATATGAGCGCAGAAGATATTAATGCAATTAACGGCAAGGTATTGAAAAGCAGCATTGCCATTCTTGTTTATAATGGTGGATTTGTTATCATGCTTCTGGTTACCTTTTTTGTCATTCAAAAATGGTATCAAAAGGAACTGACACGTGAAGTGGGGGATACGGAAGATACGTATCAATCGGAATTTCAATCGCTCATTGCTTCAGTCCGCTCATTAAGGCATGATTTTTCCAATCATATTCAGGTGATACATGGACTGCTTAAATTAGAGGAGAACGCAAAAGCACTCGAATACTTAACAGGTCTTTCAAAAGAAGTGCATTCGATTGAATCGATGAAATTGGATGTGAGTCATCCAGGCTTATCCGTCCTGTTAGAGACGAAAAGGCTCTCGGCCCAGAATTATAACATCGATATTGAAATCGATGTATCACCCGAATCCTTCAATCGGGTCAAAACAACCGATTTGATAAAATTATTATCAAATGTTATCGACAATGCTATTGAGGCAACAATTGAATTGCCAGAGCAAGAACGCCGAATGAATATTGCATGCAAAGCTGATGATGAAAAGTATACGTTTATGGTCACCAACACCGGACCAATGATTTCGGAATTAGATCTGGAGAATATATTCGCCAGTGGTTTTTCAACCAAAAAGGCACAAAAGGGCAAAGTTCGCGGACAAGGATTGTTCATCGTCAAAGACTTAGTGAACAGATATGATGGAGAGATTCATGTACAATCCTCGGAAAAAGAAACGATCGTTACGATGATCATACCCGTAAATGGAAAAATGGGCTAA
- a CDS encoding YolD-like family protein, whose amino-acid sequence MSTIRDRGLVKWQAALIMPEHKALNKKLGEVDYFLNKRPVFDEYEVEEFENNIHYAMEYHLPISFRLHNEVNPHELQGYCVYIHPVTKELRIQKKDSSFEYIQ is encoded by the coding sequence ATGAGTACAATTCGTGATAGAGGGCTTGTTAAATGGCAAGCAGCATTGATTATGCCAGAACATAAAGCTTTAAATAAAAAACTGGGAGAGGTTGATTATTTCCTAAATAAAAGGCCTGTCTTTGATGAATACGAGGTTGAAGAATTTGAAAACAACATTCATTATGCGATGGAATATCATTTACCAATTAGTTTTAGATTGCATAACGAGGTAAATCCACATGAATTGCAGGGTTACTGTGTGTACATACATCCTGTCACGAAAGAGTTACGTATTCAGAAGAAAGATAGTTCCTTTGAGTATATTCAGTAG